Proteins encoded within one genomic window of Besnoitia besnoiti strain Bb-Ger1 chromosome II, whole genome shotgun sequence:
- a CDS encoding Myb family DNA-binding domain-containing protein (encoded by transcript BESB_033580) gives MVRIFVKGGVWKNSEDEVLKAAVMKYGINNWSRVASLLVRKSAKQCKARWYEWLDPSVKKTEWTRDEEEKLLHLAKLFPTQWRTIAPIVGRTAHQCLEHYEKLLDQAQGNDEEDDGKPKKSLVPGSVRQTGNAGSAQARGRLDDPRRLRPGEIDPHPETKPSRADTIDMQDDEKEMLQEARARLANTRGKKAKRKAREKQLEEARRLASLQKRREMKAAGLITSLRPHKRRREMDYGVDVPFEEKPPPGFHAVGADETPEGNLNFANISLQQLEGTMRAQEEMKLRREDARKLKRLQEENLPQYLQQLEEKNKLDMMRKKQKLSLPAPALQEHELEEIVRLGSEASALSGAGSELPTNRLLASGASLAAGKESFSHFLWREQISLSFVFVFLSLIRTPVTGATSSVARTPRREEVILMEAANAVMTINQSTPLEGGENLQLHQTGLSGKISFGGATPASVAGQRTPNYLAEAYKQRRAIDAASSLATPRTLGGQSEFGATSRGDADDSVAESGGMGAKARLSLAQLHVRSSLSSLPQPQNEIESALPTAEELAATAEEDTRYEEEDTEEVLRRERLEAEVAREAEWRRQSQAVQRYLPRPYLLPEANFGAGSASAGVFPLFFGDEKQTQTLILQREGEEDETMFKKGGDRADRKREKAAEVARGMKEAEKLINHEVMALLTNDALKHPFKGSKAPSAAADLEKLDDALLYEAREMLRCEAELLQHQSEIAENGMLDEERVTRIFEDAQDTFIFSPVAKRYVLYQTLSGSERADALKRQFEDLKKQLEATANRLKKAEKKYAVLTKGYETKAANLLERLEETYKELELQSANLAAFHALRDCELSAIEKRKAEQQALVLREREKHLWLQRRYAALQRQKEDLQSRLASAPTASAAPNAAAVSATA, from the exons ATGGTGCGCATCTTCGTGAAGGGAGGCGTGTGGAAGAacagcgaggacgaagtCCTCAAGGCTGCGGTGATGAAATATGGGATCAACAACTGGTCGCgagtcgcctcgctcctcgtcCGCAAGTCTGCGAAGCAGTGCAAAGCCAGGTG GTACGAGTGGCTGGACCCGAGCGTGAAGAAGACTGAGTGGacgcgcgacgaagaagagaagcttCTGCATCTCGCGAAGCTCTTCCCCACGCAGTGGCGGACCATCGCGCCGATAGTCGGCCGCACGGCGCACCAGTGTCTGGAGCACTACGAGAAGCTGCTTGACCAGGCGCAAG GAAacgatgaagaagacgacgggaAACCGAAGAAGTCCCTCGTCCCAGGGTCTGTTCGCCAGACCGGAAACGCGGGG TCCGCTCAGGCTCGTGGGCGCCTGGACgatccgcgccgcctgcgcccgggAGAAATTGATCCTCATCCGGAGACGAAGCCGTCGCGAGCAG ACACGATTGACATGCAGGACGATGAGAAGGAGATGTTGCaggaggctcgcgcgcgtctggcgaaCACGCGAGGCAAaaaagcgaagagaaag gcgcgcgagaaacagctggaggaggcgcgccgcctggcgtCTCTTCAAAAAAGACGAGAGATGAAGGCTGCCG gcctGATTACATCGCTCCGTCCGcacaagcgccgccgcgaaatGGATTACGGCGTCGATGTGCCCTTCGAAGAGAAGCCGCCTCCAGGATTCCacgcggtcggcgcggacGAGACTCCAGAAGGCAATCTGAACTTTGCCAACATCAG CCTCCAGCAGCTGGAGGGCACAATGCGTGCCCAGGAGGAGATGAagctgcgccgcgaagacgcgcgaaaaCTGAAGCGCCTTCAAGAGGAGAATCTGCCGCAGtacctgcagcagctcgaagagaaaaacaaacTCGACATGATgcgaaaaaagcaaaaactCAGCCTTCCCGCTCCCGCGCTGCAGGAACACGAGCTC gaAGAGATCGTTCGTTTGGGCAGCGAGGCTTCAGCCCTCTCCGGAGCGGGAAGCGAACTGCCGACCAACCGGCTCCTGGCGTCTGGCGCGAGCCTGGCTGCAGGTAAAGAGTCTTTTTCTCATTTTCTCTGGAGAGAGCAGATTTCTCTCTCATTTgtgtttgtttttctctctctcattC GAACTCCCGTGACAGGAGCGACGTCTTCAGTGGCCCGTACGCCTCGACGGGAGGAGGTCATCCTCATGGAAGCCGCCAACGCAGTCATGACGATCAACCAGTCGACGCCTCTCGAG GGCGGAGAGAACCTGCAGCTCCACCAGACCGGCCTGAGCGGAAAGAtctccttcggcggcgcgacgcccgcgagcgtcgcAGGGCAGCGCACGCCAAATTACCTCGCCGAAGCCTAcaagcagagacgcgccaTCGACGCAGCGTCATCACTGGCGACGCCCAGAACACTCG GTGGACAGAGCGAGTTCGGCGCGACTTctcgaggcgacgccgacgattctgtggcggagagcggcggcatGGGAGCAAA ggctcgcctgtcgctcgcgcagctgcatgtgcgctcgtcgctctcctcgctgccgcagccgcaaaACGAAATTGAATCTGCGCTGCCCACTGCAGAGgagctggcggcgacggcggaggaggatACGCGCTACGAG GAAGAGGACACGGAAGAAGTTttgaggcgcgagcgacttGAAGCGGAggtggcgcgcgaggcggagtgGCGGCGGCAGTCTCAGGCTGTGCAGCGGTACTTGCCACGCCCGTATCTTCTCCCCGAGGCGAATttcggcgcgggcagcgcgagcgccggcgtgTTTCCGCTCTTTTTCGGCGACGAAaaacagacgcagacgctcaTTCTGcaacgcgaaggcgaggaagacgaaaccATGTTCAAAaagggcggcgaccgcgccgacAGGAAACGCGAGAAAGCCGCCGAAGTCGCACGCGGCATGAAAGAAGCCGAAAAACTGATTAATCACGAAGTT aTGGCTCTGCTGACCAACGACGCGCTGAAGCACCCCTTCAAAGGAAGCAAA gctccgtctgcggcggcagatCTTGAGAAGCTGGACGACGCGCTGCTCTAC gaggcgcgcgagatgctgcgctgcgaagcggagctgctgcagcaccagAGCGAAATCGCGGAGAACGGGATGCTCGACGAGGAGCGAGTGACGCGCATTTTTGAAGACGCACAGGACACCTTCATCTTCTCTCCTGTGGCAAAAAG gtACGTTTTGTATCAAACTCTCTCGGGCTCtgagcgcgcggacgcgctgaaGCGACAGTTTGAAGACCTGAAGAAGCagctggaggcgacggcgaaccgcttgaagaaggcggagaagaagtaCGCCGTGCTGACCAAGGGCTACGAGACGAAAGCTGCAAATCTACTGGAAAGACTCG AGGAAACTTACAAAGAGCTGGAACTCCAGAGTGCGAATCTGGCGGCCTTCCACGCGCTGCGGGACTGCGAACTGTCGGCAATTGAGAAGCGAAAGGCAGAACAGCAGGCCTTGGTGCTacgcgagcgagaaaaacaTTTGTGGTTGCAG cgacgctacgccgcgctccagcgccagAAGGAAGATCTTCAatcgcggctcgcctccgccccgacggcctcagccgcgcccaacgcggcggctgtctccgcgaccgcgtAA
- a CDS encoding hypothetical protein (encoded by transcript BESB_033590): MPDTESESVTRERPSRRRKQLRDRRDGSRTSSAPKRKFIIDTGYLLATVMLVGLALAGAYLARRARFRSQSVQGEERGEGALSAMTDSGPTPAVEQSPLVSRRPSLLSDGLSSGEVEHFQLETQGAPESPPLYAPLPVPGPASRSRSRMSRRRPEDSNSSTSDEGSGPPSNVRSRSPPTVKISASNRIGSASSSSSTGYPSPYNNISMSLFFLSGNGRVSGSSPSAEMRPHPGMIPFPPVTWETATSTLSIPATRFATLQTPEESLTGTPLPLKTPGVSPTTRLSFSDSETGGPSGAVTLLPTHPPLQTTPEIVPQSELSPAAPPPNTLRGMSMLSVVPTVLHSTPPDVASSSTPSPTTPERNIVVVQQSPSPSPEALPSARPPAASSGSSIPPVQHSSLPAADNLPRTLQSGLLDGGQDSMQLPLPQQETSPVASAPSVLGPEETLAWMEKALSTQLMQHPGQQLPISSAVPLAGPLVSQTGNDARSTGNTARGSSPDNSQTETSDPFSSLDPLGFLPSGAPLAPPQSQPEETSFHSTLADLYTSGSSSPPTNAPASSPPTNAPASSPSPRETLSHSSDLRRQVPTPRPSKLPIPAHLERSSVSDAPGSEKVPQDSNSEGQGGDQRRQASSIPVTRIPRARVNSSTRGPSPRTHRGSSLPGQLRTPEESHFE, translated from the coding sequence ATGCCCGATACGGAGTCAGAGTCGGTGACCAGGGAGCGGCCCagccggaggaggaagcagctgcgGGATAGGCGAGATGGAAGCCGGACAAGCTCGGCCCCAAAGCGGAAATTCATCATTGATACTGGATACTTGTTGGCCACCGTTATGTTAGTCGGCCTAGCATTGGCTGGAGCGTATCtggcgcggcgagcacgGTTTCGGTCGCAGTCAGTTCAAGGAGAGGAACGTGGTGAGGGAGCGCTGAGTGCTATGACTGACAGTGGTCCGACACCAGCTGTGGAGCAATCGCCACTTGTTTCCCGCCGTCCGAGTCTCCTCTCCGATGGGTTGAGTAGCGGAGAGGTCGAGCATTTTCAACTGGAAACGCAAGGCGCACCGGAAAGCCCTCCTTTGTACGCACCGCTGCCTGTACCCGGACCGGCAAGCCGGAGCCGTTCACGCATGTCTCGGAGAAGACCTGAAGACTCGAATTCAAGTACTAGTGACGAAGGCAGTGGTCCACCGAGCAACGTTCggtcgcgctctccgccgacAGTGAAAATTTCGGCATCGAACAGAATTGGTTCCGCTTCCAGCAGCTCTTCAACGGGATACCCGTCACCGTACAATAACATAAGCATGAGTCTCTTTTTCCTCAGTGGAAACGGTCGAGTGTCAggctcttctccctctgcagaGATGCGTCCTCATCCTGGAATGATCCCGTTTCCGCCTGTGACATGGGAGACGGCTACGTCTACACTCTCTATACCTGCAACTCGTTTTGCAACGCTACAAACGCCTGAGGAAAGTCTCACAGGCACGCCGTTGCCACTGAAGACTCCGGGAGTTTCACCTACGACACGACTGTCCTTCTCTGACAGCGAAACTGGTGGCCCATCTGGAGCTGTAACGCTATTGCCAACGCATCCTCCCCTGCAGACAACACCTGAAATTGTTCCCCAGTCAGAACTGTCACCAGCTGCACCGCCGCCGAATACTCTGAGAGGGATGTCTATGCTCTCCGTTGTTCCTACCGTTTTGCATTCGACGCCTCCTGACGTAGCAAGTAGTTCGACACCCAGTCCAACGACACCCGAGAGGAACATTGTCGTTGTTCAGCAGTCACCGAGTCCCAGTCCAGAAGCACTACCATCAGCaaggccgccagccgcgagcTCAGGAAGTTCTATCCCCCCCGTGCAGCATAGCTCCCTGCCTGCGGCTGACAACCTGCCGCGAACGTTACAGTCCGGCCTGCTCGACGGTGGGCAGGATAGCATGCAGCTTCCGCTGCCGCAACAAGAGACCTCGCCTGTGGCGTCAGCGCCTTCCGTTCTCGGGCCAGAGGAAACCCTGGCGTGGATGGAGAAAGCGCTTTCGACGCAGTTGATGCAGCATCCTGGACAACAGCTCCCGATTTCGTCTGCGGTTCCGCTAGCGGGTCCACTCGTTTCTCAAACCGGAAATGACGCTAGGTCGACAGGAAACACTGCGAGAGGCTCGAGCCCAGACAACAGCCAGACGGAGACGTCTGATCCCTTCTCATCTCTTGATCCTCTCGGATTCTTGCCTTCTGGGGCGCCATTAgctccgccgcagtcgcaACCAGAAGAGACATCTTTCCATTCCACTCTCGCAGACCTGTATACCTCAgggtcgtcttcgccgcctacAAACGCGccagcgtcgtcgccgcctacAAACGCGCCAGCGTCGTCACCCTCCCCTCGAGAGACGTTGAGCCATAGCTCCGACCTGCGTCGACAGGTACCGACACCGCGTCCTTCAAAATTACCGATACCTGCCCATTTGGAGCGATCAAGCGTATCTGATGCCCCAGGTTCGGAAAAAGTACCGCAGGATTCAAACAGCGAGGGGCAAGGTGGAGACCAGCGACGTCAGGCATCGTCTATACCAGTGACGCGCATCCCACGTGCGCGAGTAAATTCGTCTACACGTGGGCCGTCCCCCCGGACACACCGTGGCTCCAGCCTCCCTGGGCAGCTTCGTACTCCTGAAGAGAGCCATTTCGAGTGA
- a CDS encoding hypothetical protein (encoded by transcript BESB_033600): MAGSNGRWADAAAGSRASQDTSRYFFPEERGQGRRPLLPLAAAALLVGVVAWWGTRRFLLAQENLKKQLAYKHHGRLMHDYRRHVALHRLVRSVVLGGRDPALDKHHSGDESTVPEQVSTPEPLALEESVHPLHSLNAKEVLEQTMRQVRDWDPRDADAATDILRPELQTHADDQRLPREKENIEELSLPLAGAPPRCRGRLRCGVNKPLPFWAFLLLMLGGRTSLRYFIHLRGGIDPAAPSGPSPFASVEPMSPFVSSPGVSSPTPTFFPQTGGIPLPSYTPALLQTQSSTLIERGSSTVQSATAELATLRPLSEPPAGKRTFVRTASVP; the protein is encoded by the coding sequence ATGGCTGGTTCCAATGGTCGGTGGGCTGACGCCGCTGCGGGGAGCAGGGCTTCGCAAGATACATCTAGGTACTTTTTCCCAGAAGAGCGAGGCCAAGGAAGGCGACCGTTACTTCCActggctgcggctgcactGCTCGTGGGCGTCGTTGCCTGGTGGGGTACGAGGAGGTTTCTGCTGGCTCAAGAAAACTTGAAGAAGCAGCTCGCGTACAAGCACCACGGGCGGCTTATGCATGATTATCGCCGCCATGTGGCTCTGCACCGCCTAGTGCGGTCTGTGGTTTTGGGAGGTCGAGACCCAGCGCTCGACAAGCATCACTCAGGTGACGAGAGTACCGTGCCGGAACAGGTTTCGACGCCTGAACCGTTGGCTCTCGAGGAGTCTGTCCACCCGCTCCATAGCCTGAATGCCAAAGAAGTCTTGGAGCAGACAATGCGTCAAGTCCGAGACTGGGACCCCAGAGACGCTGATGCCGCTACAGATATTCTAAGGCCAGAGCTACAGACGCATGCTGACGATCAGCGACTCCCTCGTGAAAAGGAAAACATAGAAGAGCTGTCCCTTCCGCTCGCTGGAGCACCTCCACGATGCAgagggcgcctgcgctgcggcgtcaaTAAGCCCCTCCCGTTTTgggcctttcttcttctgatGCTGGGAGGGCGAACGAGTCTAAGGTACTTCATCCACTTGCGAGGAGGCATTGACCCTGCTGCTCCTTCCGGTCCGTCTCCCTTCGCTTCAGTGGAACCGATGTCACCTTTCGTTTCGAGTCCTGGAGTCTCTAGTCCGACCCCAACATTCTTTCCACAGACAGGCGGAATTCCTTTGCCATCTTACACGCCAGCCCTTCTGCAGACACAGTCCTCAACGCTAATCGAGCGCGGAAGCTCTACTGTGCAGTCTGCTACAGCAGAGTTAGCTACCCTGCGGCCTCTCAGCGAACCGCCCGCCGGGAAGCGTACTTTTGTACGAACAGCGAGTGTGCCTTGA
- a CDS encoding hypothetical protein (encoded by transcript BESB_033610): protein MAAAGARRKEPTSSRRGGSARPQEEEGDRALGFLSVFAVMAARAELAPAAAVEGWDGDFCAMKKSASSVDPAQTHVPHHSRSTSSPIPGSTCSDSPLPPLPAALPAYARAASGGQTVAGSLRPASCDAPAHASPALPLAEASLPCEAGRVSPPSTSLKNASARLSAALPSVTHGDPWRTEEGWRAPEAAGGPPERCGRARDRTGLGAQTRVCSCPRFRVGGAAADLRPRVGAHRSSSCVGLPPRCAPLTPASSSFPSPPVAPPPDASLSTTSASSPTSSSGSPRASTFSTASQVGGHEEGGPYILYLEPSPASSLHRLLNDHARMIAEVWGPDPALCYPPHCSLSGFFKCADIEAVKASLVALFHAEGDAQAPASPRADARTAETGTREERGERRAGAERRGNEKRESAGGESEEGVLLGTGAREGEEAEGGASRPPSRAFRVADPEAVPPGCTGGGEREIGSPCGTAEKNNAESEEKPPKEGDHHAQATVFHRRVRAERSLHLVRSSTPLIPSVCTPHMKLPGVLTPAESDTAACSPAADGRREGVCVGRGLAHPPSLPSFCSFSSSTPSCTTPSSSAPPPSSSSASLFAPSSPASCGSCSSPARRQSAEAISRSFAAASLSRPCTLVTQVSGGPTARGAEEDVACGEAKSDNPSAGAPQPHETGTLGQGGTGGRESSRLRAGGGSAPPAEGEREETQGSEALTEEESIIMSTDDGYVVLCLSSACLGQSLMRLKRQLRDTAKVQFRLKAGDHITLASHRTEPRTLEAIKRFYQKVFHGRRELLLQSTWDIVLFQLEKKASDYRTEGRHRFAEILRFPAFLRVCPTSPCSAPSASPPSADCAPAYS from the exons AtggccgccgcgggtgccAGGAGGAAGGAACCCACGTCCTCAAGAAGAGGTGGGAGCGCGCGACCTCAGGAAGAGGAAGGTGACCGCGCCCTAGGTTTCCTCTCCGTTTTTGCTGTGatggccgcgcgcgcggagctggcacccgcggcggcggtggagGGCTGGGACGGCGATTTTTGCGCGATGAAGAAGAGTGCTTCTTCTGTGGAtccggcgcagacgcacgtCCCTCACCACTCGCGGTCGACGTCGTCTCCGATTCCTGGTTCGACGTGCTCAGACTCCCcgttgcctccgctgcctgctgcgctgccggCCTATGCGCGAGCCGCATCGGGCGGGCAGACCGTCgccggctcgctgcggcccGCGTCCTGCGATGCACCTGCGCACGCGTcccccgcgctgccgctggcggaggcgtcgctccCCTGCGAGGccgggcgcgtctcgccgccctcgactTCGCTGAAGaacgcctctgcgcgtctctcggctGCCCTCCCCAGTGTGACCCACGGCGACCCCTGGCGGACGGAGGAaggctggcgagcgccggaggcggccgGGGGCCCGCCGGAGCGATgtgggcgcgcgcgagacaggaCAGGActcggcgcgcagacgcgcgtctgctcgtgccctcgttttcgcgtcggtggcgcggccgcagacctgcggccgcgcgtggGTGCGCACCGGTCCTCGTCGTGTGTGGGTCTTccgccccgctgcgcgccgctcacTCCAGCCTCCTCATCTTTTCCATCTccgccggtcgcgccgccgcccgacgcCTCACTGTCGACGAcgtcggcttcttcgcctacctcgtcgtcgggctctccgcgcgcctcgaccTTCTCCACGGCCTCGCAGGTGGGCGGacacgaggagggcgggccGTACATTCTGTACCTGGagccctcgccggcgtcttcgcttcaCCGGCTGCTGAACGACCACGCGCGAATGATCGCAGAGGTCTGGGGTCCCGACCCCGCGCTCTGCTACCCGCCGCACTGCTCCCTCTCGGGCTTTTTCAAATGCGCCGACATCGAGGCCGTCAAGGCGTCCCTGGTCGCGCTTTTCcacgccgagggcgacgcgcaggcgccggcctcgccccgcgccgACGCACGCACCGCGGAGACCGGCACAAGGGAggagcgcggagaaagaagggcaggcgccgagcggagagggaacgagaagcgagaaagcgcaggcggcgaaagCGAAGAGGGAGTCCTCCTGGGCACAGGAGctcgcgagggagaggaggcagagggtGGTGCGAGCAGGCCACCCAGCCGCGCCTTCCGGGTAGCGGATCCTGAGGCGGTGCCACCGGGTTGcacaggaggaggagagcgagaaataGGATCCCCATGTGGGACAGCTGAAAAGAACAACGCGGAGTCGGAGGAAAAACCACCCAAGGAGGGCGATCACCACGCGCAGGCCACGGTGTTCCATCGACGCGTCAGAGCTGAACGGAGCCTCCACCTCGTTCGAAGCTCCACGCCGCTGATCCcgagtgtatgtacaccacATATGAAGCTTCCAGGAGTACTTACACCCGCAGAGTCGGACACGGCCGCTTGCTCTCCTGCGGCGGACGGCCGCAGGGAAGGAGTGTGCGTGGGCAGGGGCCTCGCGCACCctccctcgctgccttccttttgctctttttcttcttccacgcCGTCCTGCAcgacgccgtcgtcctcggctccgccgccatcatcgtcttcggcgtctctgtttgcgccgtcttcgccggcgtcgtgTGGATCCtgctcgtcgcccgcgcggcgccagagcGCAGAGGCCATTTCGCGGTCTTTCGCAGCCGCCAGTTTGTCGAGGCCCTGCACACTGGTGACGCAGGTCTCCGGGGGGCCtaccgcgcgcggcgccgaagaagatGTAGCCTGCGGCGAAGCAAAGTCGGACAACCCTTCCGCCGGCGCACCGCAGCCGCACGAAACCGGGACTCTTGGTCAAGGAGGAACAGGGGGCCGAGAATCCAGCAGGCTCCGCGCAGGTGGCGGGTCCGCCCCGCCGGCTgaaggcgagagggaagagacgcaaggcagcgaagcgctcacagaggaagaaagcaTCATCATGAGCACGGACGACGGGTACGTCGTCCTCTGTCTGTCCAGCGCGTGCCTGGGGCAGTCTCTCATGCGGCTGAAGCGGCAGCTCCGCGACACCGCGAAAGTGCAATTTAGGTTGAAGGCCGGAGACCACATCACGCTCGCGTCCCACCGAACCGAGCCGCGGACTCTGGAAGCCATCAAACGCTTCTACCAAAAA GTTTTCCACGGTCGTCGCGAGTTGTTGCTTCAAAGCACGTGGGACATCGTACTCTTCCAGCTCGAGAAAAAGGCGTCTGACTACCGCACCGAGGGCAGGCATCGCTTTGCAGAGATCCTCCGCTTCCCTGCGTTTCTGCGCGTGTGCCCCACTTCGCCCTGTTCGGCtccttcggcctcgccgccctctgcggactgcgcgcccgcgtacAGCTAG
- a CDS encoding hypothetical protein (encoded by transcript BESB_033620) has product MLHPGAGPPPARRARHAPLHRRPGALCCGGLLVLMVVLPSAFAGVSAAETEVAPTATHATHSRHTSDAGAGASPAQAEEAAGRQHEDAAGEGRATGDGGISNDAANLEGLYDSPPPAEEEPRDAGPPPSNRHARGVVPSKSASAGTRRRHRLIGYGVLVGTALLTLAILMSRRLGGAARPQRESGQEEGPSRIHEERPAGTSSRQESYPQGAASE; this is encoded by the coding sequence ATGTTGCATCCTGGAGCtgggccgccgcccgcccgccgggcgcggcatgcgccgctgcacCGTAGGCCAggcgcgctctgctgcggaggcctcctGGTCCTGATGGTGGTACTCCCGAGCGCGTTtgcaggcgtctccgccgccgagactGAGGTCGCGCCGACCGCAACCCACGCAACGCATTCACGTCACACAAGTGACGCAGGAGCCGGCGCATCGCCAGCTcaggctgaggaggcggcaggacGTCAGCAtgaagacgcggcgggggaaggccgcgcgacaggcgaTGGGGGAATCTCGAACGACGCAGCAAATTTGGAGGGGTTGTACGACAGTCCCCCGCCAGCTGAGGAAGAGCCGCGGGACGCTGGGCCGCCTCCGTCCAATCGACACGCTCGGGGCGTGGTGCCGTCAAagtccgcgtctgcgggcacTCGTCGGCGTCACAGGCTAATCGGCTACGGCGTGCTTGTTGGCACAGCGTTGCTGACGCTTGCAATTCTCATGTCGCGACGCCTCGGAGGAGCCGCACGACCTCAAAGAGAATCTGGCCAAGAGGAGGGACCGTCGCGCATTCACGAGGAACGGCCTGCCGGCACGAGTTCACGCCAGGAGAGTTATCCGCAGGGCGCTGCTTCGGAGTAG